In Flavobacteriales bacterium, the following proteins share a genomic window:
- a CDS encoding PD40 domain-containing protein yields the protein MKKYFIQILILAITCSNALSQSGNFKQSFIDANFHYINNNYALALPIYQKLLEEDADNANLNYKVGLCYMLKYNEKTEAIPYLEKAIKDISKNYDPFAHTIKKAGPDAKYYLALAYHLNYEFKKAIKMFAEFNESVSEKHMLRTTAEHNIEQSNNAMDYVQNPIKIDVINLGDSINTRYAEYSPVLEVTENTMLFTSKREGSTGGFRTDQGYYHEDIYSSKRVNGVWTKPLQLGRHINTNGDDAVLGISADGQKMYMYRSENKGGNIYVSENTGVEWSMPVLLGSDVNSKDWETHAVINAQENVLFFVSDRKSGFGGRDIYRCVKLPDGTWSKAANIGPDINTEYDEECPYIHQDGIHFYFASKGHKNMGGFDMYVSEMSTENGEIMFTKPENLGYPINTVNNDMYLTVSSDGKRAYYSSERPEGYGDKDIYMLNLNILDIEPLTVFVGKFLCMDENTVAGASVTDLQTGEIFWFKANRKTGKFTVIIPSGMQYQINHVANGDTLRSEEIVNVPISSSYKAIFRPVTIPALCADEVDNSFAYGRLFYDEAGALQVMFISGNDTLIQSISSSEVEFNMANLASIQQSLNHIDGLENNGNFNMKYTRMTIDDGNGIKMEVVTDEFGFFEFSSLNKNLDYVLEIDHSSIPKEVKEKLNIGKTEDELGNIIFEEHFDYNMKDLEKESKNFSSMIDKITSQIANTKSPAKVRILASASKVPTRKYKSNKELAEVRAASGKVNIIVALQNAGFVQDDIIFVEKRATVTGPRYRNDAYSNRDEYKKYQFFKVRLIEPIGDK from the coding sequence ACCCTATCTTGAAAAGGCCATTAAAGACATATCAAAAAATTACGACCCCTTTGCTCATACTATTAAAAAAGCAGGACCAGATGCAAAATACTACTTAGCTCTTGCATACCATTTAAATTACGAGTTCAAAAAGGCTATTAAAATGTTTGCAGAATTTAATGAGTCTGTAAGTGAAAAACACATGTTAAGAACTACCGCAGAGCATAATATTGAACAAAGTAATAATGCCATGGACTATGTTCAAAATCCTATTAAAATAGATGTAATAAACCTCGGCGACTCTATCAACACAAGATATGCTGAATATAGCCCGGTATTGGAAGTAACCGAGAACACCATGTTATTTACGTCCAAAAGAGAAGGAAGTACTGGTGGATTTAGAACAGACCAAGGTTATTACCACGAAGATATTTATTCATCAAAACGCGTAAATGGAGTTTGGACAAAACCACTTCAATTAGGTCGTCATATAAATACTAATGGAGACGATGCTGTACTGGGAATAAGTGCCGATGGCCAAAAAATGTACATGTACCGTAGCGAGAATAAAGGAGGGAACATATATGTATCCGAAAACACGGGAGTCGAATGGTCCATGCCTGTTTTACTTGGATCAGATGTGAATTCTAAAGATTGGGAAACACATGCAGTAATAAACGCCCAGGAAAATGTACTATTCTTTGTAAGTGATCGAAAGTCTGGATTTGGCGGGAGAGACATTTATCGATGTGTGAAGTTACCAGATGGTACTTGGAGTAAGGCGGCAAATATCGGTCCTGACATTAATACAGAATACGATGAAGAATGTCCTTACATTCATCAAGATGGTATTCATTTTTATTTCGCATCAAAAGGCCACAAAAACATGGGAGGCTTTGACATGTACGTTTCCGAAATGTCAACAGAAAATGGTGAAATCATGTTCACCAAACCCGAAAACTTAGGATATCCTATCAATACAGTAAATAACGACATGTATCTAACAGTATCTTCGGATGGAAAGCGAGCCTACTACTCTTCCGAACGACCAGAAGGATATGGAGACAAAGATATTTACATGCTCAATCTCAATATCTTAGACATTGAACCATTAACCGTATTTGTCGGAAAATTTCTCTGTATGGATGAGAATACGGTTGCAGGAGCATCGGTTACAGACTTGCAAACAGGAGAGATTTTTTGGTTTAAAGCAAATAGAAAAACAGGGAAATTTACTGTAATTATCCCTAGTGGCATGCAATACCAAATCAATCATGTAGCCAATGGCGACACATTACGATCTGAAGAAATTGTTAATGTACCTATTTCGTCTTCCTATAAGGCAATATTTAGACCGGTTACTATCCCTGCCCTTTGCGCCGACGAGGTAGACAATTCCTTTGCCTACGGAAGATTATTTTATGATGAGGCAGGTGCTCTTCAGGTTATGTTTATTAGCGGAAATGATACTTTAATACAATCTATTTCGAGCAGCGAAGTTGAATTCAACATGGCTAACCTGGCCTCTATCCAACAAAGCTTAAACCATATTGACGGATTAGAAAACAACGGAAACTTCAATATGAAGTATACGAGAATGACAATCGATGATGGAAATGGCATAAAGATGGAAGTTGTAACCGACGAGTTTGGTTTTTTTGAATTTAGCAGCCTAAACAAAAATTTAGATTACGTTTTAGAAATAGATCATTCCAGTATTCCTAAGGAAGTCAAAGAAAAACTTAATATTGGCAAAACAGAAGATGAGCTAGGAAATATAATCTTCGAAGAACACTTTGATTACAATATGAAAGATCTAGAAAAGGAATCTAAAAACTTCTCTTCAATGATAGATAAAATCACTAGTCAGATCGCAAACACTAAGAGTCCTGCAAAAGTTAGAATATTGGCATCTGCCTCTAAAGTGCCTACAAGAAAATACAAATCGAACAAAGAACTTGCAGAAGTAAGAGCTGCCTCTGGTAAAGTAAATATCATTGTAGCTCTTCAAAATGCAGGCTTTGTTCAAGACGATATTATTTTCGTGGAAAAAAGAGCTACTGTTACAGGGCCTAGATATAGAAATGATGCCTACTCTAACAGGGATGAATACAAGAAATACCAGTTCTTTAAAGTCCGTCTTATCGAGCCAATTGGAGACAAATAA
- a CDS encoding OmpA family protein, translating to MLTNWTRVFGILSFFLLLNLSTSSELSAQYIKRSTTDYESQSFEPEDRSKQIRKLIESAREFFTDNDFNSAKRIYLEVVKVDSTSSDLYFELALTIYNSPDDSKSKSIPYLEKSLEHSILNDTIVENFYYLAKCHQLIGNYNRAMSYFLHFKDQVKSTYLHTSLMKELNREIEMCVNAVFFEENKDESTVITPLGNGFNSEASEYAPVLGSDFKTMIYTSRGNRSSQDEYGVNYEKVYISHQDTNGTWTKPITLENSPKMLLNNFEVGASIVGFANNDNKLYVYQRNKIFVTDFINNEWSNLEEIESKAVNKKSYEPSLFFSTDGTKMFLSSNRKGGYGGLDLYVSQLTEENKWGVAKNLGPTINSEYDEDSPFLSPDGKKLYFSSKGHNSMGDFDVFYSEVIGGKWTRPRNLRPPINSTGKDIYFMTDEVGKVGFIASSREGGSGDMDIYTFEIECNFINKTTIRGVINAKDQFPGISRITYENIGTGKKVMAYAPASNKALYTTDLLTNTAYKMTIDRIGYAPQEHIIKTPKQCEEFGIFQKLELTKTKTKQHTEISDAFFDIQKYSFAKYENLYERGIINSYLGLVDSLQKTESDLNFKTSKYNGSITPDKVIKSIEKKKVRAEDTEDVQAKPKAIVTREIQRLHDNVYVVKLHFSKKDIHEQGTLVETIPEGFRASAVENSGGEFTVKGRDVRVLWHNIPFNSTFDVVYQIDAIDERPLTREDKVTGAFTFIRDFDIHSQKIPSTNFPLEESVIVLNIQNENIYAKEDSIKTAIRLQKIAKQKKSDELKKEALLKIEKNKADSLQEIKAFNLKAIQLAKTDSLRKVTIADSLKSLELYLADNLMRERAQDSLKAIEEAIISKAIEEAVILEKEQQEAVKIEVREETANKTKDSQTEEDTKTDSFKFKPIYYNFDSYILNLEGKKEMVRVSNYLNTNKINIEIGGHTDNIGTRAYNKYLSKKRADHARIFLTEKGIEKTRVVTIGYGEDSPAVSNRTKEGRKLNRRIELKRLPKKKDIVASRTQSHELSTVRKANPNAIPYGSLGYYTIQVGAFRVLKYPEHFKGLDEVRSVKGDDNIYRYLFGQYKSQKEALDIVKKIKQLGYKDAFIRF from the coding sequence ATGCTAACCAACTGGACAAGAGTTTTCGGCATTCTTTCTTTCTTCTTGCTACTTAACCTAAGTACAAGCTCAGAATTATCGGCTCAATACATTAAGAGATCAACCACAGACTACGAGAGCCAATCTTTCGAACCAGAAGACAGGTCCAAACAAATAAGAAAACTAATAGAATCAGCACGAGAGTTTTTCACAGATAACGATTTCAACTCTGCTAAGAGAATATATTTAGAAGTGGTTAAAGTTGATTCAACAAGTTCTGATTTGTATTTCGAATTAGCTCTTACCATTTACAACTCCCCTGACGACTCTAAATCAAAAAGCATACCCTACTTAGAGAAATCTCTCGAGCATTCCATCCTAAACGATACCATCGTTGAAAATTTTTATTACCTCGCAAAATGCCATCAGTTAATAGGTAATTACAATCGTGCAATGAGTTATTTCCTTCATTTTAAAGATCAAGTCAAAAGCACCTATCTGCATACAAGCTTGATGAAGGAATTAAATCGAGAAATAGAAATGTGCGTGAATGCTGTATTCTTTGAAGAAAACAAAGATGAGAGCACTGTAATCACACCCCTTGGAAACGGATTCAATTCGGAAGCTTCTGAATATGCGCCAGTACTTGGATCCGACTTTAAAACCATGATCTACACTTCCCGAGGAAATAGATCATCTCAAGATGAATACGGAGTTAATTATGAGAAAGTTTATATAAGCCATCAAGACACAAACGGTACATGGACCAAACCAATTACATTAGAAAATAGTCCTAAAATGCTCCTAAATAATTTTGAAGTTGGGGCATCTATAGTTGGCTTCGCTAACAACGACAACAAGCTATATGTCTACCAAAGAAATAAAATATTTGTCACCGATTTTATAAATAACGAATGGAGCAACCTTGAAGAAATAGAAAGCAAAGCGGTTAATAAGAAATCTTACGAACCAAGCTTATTCTTTTCTACCGATGGTACAAAGATGTTTTTGTCAAGTAATAGAAAAGGTGGTTATGGTGGTTTAGATTTATATGTTTCGCAATTAACCGAAGAAAACAAATGGGGAGTCGCTAAAAACCTTGGTCCAACCATTAATTCTGAATACGACGAAGACAGTCCTTTTTTATCACCAGACGGTAAAAAATTATACTTCTCTTCTAAAGGACATAACAGCATGGGTGACTTTGATGTATTCTATTCAGAAGTTATTGGCGGGAAATGGACACGACCTAGAAATTTAAGACCACCCATTAACTCAACTGGTAAAGACATTTATTTCATGACAGATGAAGTAGGGAAAGTAGGTTTTATAGCATCTTCTAGAGAAGGAGGATCTGGTGATATGGATATTTACACATTTGAAATAGAATGCAACTTCATAAACAAGACAACCATAAGAGGAGTTATTAATGCAAAGGATCAGTTTCCTGGAATCTCAAGAATTACATATGAGAATATCGGTACAGGAAAAAAAGTTATGGCCTATGCTCCTGCGTCCAACAAGGCATTGTACACAACCGATCTTCTTACCAATACGGCTTACAAAATGACTATTGACAGAATTGGGTATGCACCGCAAGAACATATTATTAAAACACCAAAGCAATGCGAAGAGTTTGGAATATTTCAAAAACTAGAGCTAACGAAAACGAAAACAAAGCAACATACAGAAATATCAGATGCATTCTTTGACATTCAGAAATACTCATTTGCTAAATATGAAAACTTATATGAACGAGGAATAATTAATTCTTATTTAGGACTAGTTGATTCACTTCAAAAAACAGAATCCGATTTGAATTTCAAAACTTCTAAGTATAATGGAAGCATAACTCCGGATAAAGTAATTAAGAGCATAGAGAAGAAGAAAGTAAGAGCCGAGGATACTGAAGACGTACAAGCAAAACCAAAGGCCATAGTTACCAGAGAAATACAAAGACTACACGATAATGTGTATGTTGTAAAACTACATTTTAGTAAAAAAGACATTCACGAGCAAGGAACTTTAGTCGAAACTATCCCGGAAGGATTTAGAGCCTCTGCGGTTGAAAACTCGGGAGGTGAGTTTACCGTAAAAGGCAGAGACGTTAGAGTATTGTGGCACAATATTCCTTTCAACTCAACCTTTGACGTGGTGTATCAAATTGATGCCATAGATGAACGTCCGCTTACCCGAGAAGACAAAGTAACAGGCGCATTTACATTTATTAGAGACTTCGACATACACAGTCAAAAGATTCCTTCTACTAACTTCCCACTTGAGGAGTCGGTTATTGTATTAAATATTCAAAATGAAAATATATACGCAAAAGAAGACTCAATTAAAACGGCCATTCGTCTACAAAAAATAGCGAAACAAAAAAAATCTGATGAGCTAAAAAAAGAGGCCCTTTTAAAAATAGAAAAAAATAAAGCCGATAGTCTTCAAGAAATCAAGGCGTTCAACCTAAAAGCAATACAGCTAGCGAAGACAGATAGCCTCCGGAAAGTTACGATAGCGGATAGCTTAAAATCTCTTGAACTATACTTAGCTGATAACCTTATGAGAGAACGAGCACAGGATAGCCTAAAAGCCATAGAAGAAGCTATAATATCAAAAGCAATAGAAGAAGCGGTAATTCTAGAAAAAGAACAACAAGAGGCTGTCAAAATAGAGGTACGAGAGGAAACAGCGAATAAAACGAAGGACAGTCAAACTGAAGAGGATACTAAAACAGACAGCTTCAAATTTAAACCAATCTATTACAACTTCGATAGTTATATTTTAAACTTGGAAGGAAAGAAAGAAATGGTTCGTGTGAGTAATTATTTAAACACGAATAAAATTAATATTGAAATCGGAGGACATACGGATAATATAGGAACAAGGGCATACAATAAATACTTATCCAAAAAGAGAGCTGACCACGCTAGAATATTCCTTACTGAAAAAGGTATTGAAAAAACCAGGGTTGTAACAATAGGATATGGAGAAGATTCCCCAGCTGTATCTAACAGGACCAAAGAAGGAAGGAAATTGAACCGTAGGATAGAATTAAAAAGGCTACCGAAAAAGAAAGACATAGTAGCATCTCGTACTCAGAGTCATGAATTAAGTACAGTACGAAAAGCTAACCCTAATGCGATTCCTTATGGGAGTCTCGGATATTACACTATACAAGTGGGTGCCTTTAGGGTCCTAAAGTACCCTGAGCATTTTAAAGGATTAGATGAAGTAAGAAGCGTAAAAGGAGATGATAACATCTATCGCTATTTATTTGGCCAATATAAATCCCAAAAGGAAGCGCTTGATATAGTGAAGAAAATTAAACAATTAGGTTACAAAGATGCCTTTATTAGGTTCTAG
- a CDS encoding fumarylacetoacetate hydrolase family protein has product MNIICIGKNYAAHIEELGGFAPNDLIFFTKPTMCGVKDSRPFYVPEWSTRMDYEVEIIVKIDKVGKNIEKEFAHKYYSEIGAGIDFTERDIQGHLMKNGLPWERAKSFDGGAYYDKFIPMSKVDDIKNVNFRLEQNGEVVQKSNSDMMLYDVDTIIAEVSKYMTLKIGDLIYTGTPEGIGPVKPGDTLECFIEDESLLKFDIK; this is encoded by the coding sequence ATGAATATTATTTGTATCGGAAAGAACTACGCAGCGCATATTGAAGAATTAGGTGGGTTTGCGCCAAACGATTTAATTTTTTTCACGAAACCAACTATGTGTGGTGTAAAGGATTCAAGACCTTTTTACGTACCAGAATGGTCGACAAGAATGGATTACGAAGTGGAAATCATAGTAAAGATTGACAAAGTTGGAAAAAACATTGAAAAAGAATTTGCACATAAATACTATTCTGAGATTGGTGCAGGAATCGACTTTACAGAAAGAGATATTCAGGGACATTTAATGAAAAATGGTCTTCCTTGGGAAAGAGCAAAATCTTTTGATGGTGGAGCATACTACGACAAATTCATTCCAATGTCGAAAGTTGACGATATCAAAAATGTAAACTTCAGATTAGAGCAAAATGGAGAGGTAGTTCAAAAATCTAACTCTGATATGATGCTTTATGATGTTGATACTATCATAGCAGAAGTATCTAAATACATGACGTTAAAAATAGGAGACCTTATATACACAGGTACACCTGAAGGAATTGGCCCAGTTAAACCTGGTGATACGTTAGAGTGTTTTATCGAAGATGAGAGTCTATTAAAATTCGATATTAAGTAA
- the mnmA gene encoding tRNA 2-thiouridine(34) synthase MnmA yields the protein MSKHGKILVAMSGGVDSSVVAMMLHDQGYEVIGITMKTWDYESVGGSKKETGCCSLDSINDARQMAVEKGFHHMIIDLRDEFGDYIINNFVEEYLAGRTPNPCVLCNTHIKWEALLRRANQLDCEFIATGHYASIREENERYIVSMGKDQTKDQSYVLWGVSQENLARTKLPLGEYLKSDIKQMALDSGYKELANKSESYEICFIPDNDYRGLLKRKNPGLEERLNGGNFISTKGEILGKHRGFPFYTIGQRKGLEVAFGEPVYVTNINAETNTVTLGSRLDLERKSVYVRDMNWIKREGISGEMDVLAKIRYKDSGTMCTIEQEGDLIKGIFHESASAIAPGQSAVFYEGSDVLGGGIIC from the coding sequence TTGAGTAAGCACGGTAAAATATTAGTTGCCATGAGTGGTGGTGTAGATAGCTCTGTTGTGGCTATGATGCTACATGATCAGGGGTATGAGGTTATCGGTATCACCATGAAAACATGGGACTACGAATCCGTTGGAGGAAGTAAGAAGGAAACTGGTTGTTGTAGTTTGGATTCTATCAACGATGCACGTCAGATGGCTGTGGAGAAAGGATTTCATCACATGATAATCGACTTGAGAGACGAATTTGGTGATTATATCATTAATAATTTTGTGGAAGAATATCTAGCAGGCCGGACTCCGAACCCTTGTGTATTGTGTAATACGCACATTAAATGGGAGGCATTACTGCGAAGAGCGAATCAGTTAGATTGTGAATTTATAGCCACAGGACATTATGCTTCAATAAGAGAAGAAAACGAACGTTACATCGTTTCTATGGGAAAAGATCAAACGAAAGATCAATCTTATGTACTATGGGGAGTTAGCCAAGAAAATTTGGCCCGAACAAAATTGCCTTTAGGTGAGTACTTAAAGTCTGATATTAAACAAATGGCTTTAGACAGTGGTTATAAAGAATTGGCAAATAAAAGCGAGAGCTATGAAATATGCTTTATTCCTGATAATGACTACCGTGGTTTATTAAAACGTAAGAACCCAGGATTAGAAGAAAGGTTGAATGGCGGGAATTTCATTTCTACAAAAGGAGAGATATTAGGTAAGCATAGGGGATTCCCATTCTATACTATTGGTCAGCGTAAGGGATTGGAAGTTGCCTTTGGTGAACCGGTTTACGTAACTAATATAAACGCAGAAACAAATACTGTTACGCTTGGGAGTCGCTTAGATCTCGAAAGAAAGTCGGTATATGTAAGAGATATGAACTGGATAAAGCGGGAAGGTATTAGTGGGGAAATGGATGTTCTTGCTAAAATTAGATATAAGGATAGTGGTACAATGTGCACTATTGAGCAAGAGGGAGATCTCATAAAAGGTATATTTCATGAAAGCGCATCAGCAATCGCTCCAGGCCAATCGGCAGTTTTTTATGAGGGGAGCGATGTTTTAGGAGGAGGCATTATATGCTAA
- a CDS encoding class I SAM-dependent methyltransferase — protein MKRLISVVIRKVPRPVLQVLSPIALKILKLFYLGNKVDCPICDAHFNKFMPYGRITSRENALCPNCLALERHRLMWLYLKEKTNFFKDPIKLLHVAPEACFIDRFEKMQNIDYITGDLVSPLAKVKMDVHKIPFEENTFDVVFCNHVLEHVEDDIQAISEMHRVLKPNGWAIMQSPQDYTMENTYEDNSITNPLEREKAFGQDDHLRMFGLDYHERLEKGGFVVKVDYFAKEYEEESATRFALPREEIIYYCTKA, from the coding sequence ATGAAAAGATTGATAAGTGTAGTAATCCGTAAAGTACCACGTCCTGTATTACAGGTACTAAGCCCTATAGCTCTAAAAATTCTCAAATTATTTTATCTCGGAAACAAAGTAGACTGCCCGATTTGTGATGCCCATTTCAACAAATTCATGCCTTATGGCAGAATTACATCAAGAGAAAATGCACTGTGCCCTAATTGTTTGGCACTAGAAAGACATCGACTAATGTGGCTTTACCTTAAAGAGAAAACTAATTTTTTTAAAGACCCCATTAAGCTTTTACACGTTGCACCCGAAGCATGCTTTATTGATCGTTTTGAGAAAATGCAAAACATAGATTACATAACTGGCGATTTAGTTTCTCCCCTGGCAAAGGTTAAAATGGATGTACACAAAATACCTTTCGAAGAAAACACATTCGACGTAGTATTCTGTAATCATGTGCTAGAACATGTTGAAGACGACATACAAGCAATCAGCGAAATGCATCGCGTGCTTAAACCAAATGGCTGGGCAATTATGCAGTCTCCACAAGATTACACAATGGAAAATACATATGAAGACAACAGCATCACGAATCCTCTGGAACGAGAGAAAGCATTTGGACAAGACGATCATTTACGAATGTTCGGGCTCGATTACCACGAAAGATTAGAAAAAGGGGGCTTCGTTGTTAAGGTCGATTATTTCGCCAAAGAATACGAAGAGGAAAGTGCTACACGTTTTGCATTACCTCGAGAAGAAATTATTTATTATTGTACAAAAGCATAA
- the rfbF gene encoding glucose-1-phosphate cytidylyltransferase gives MKVVILAGGLGTRLSEETHSIPKPMVTIGDKPIIWHIMKIYSSYGYNDFVILLGYKGYVIKEYFANYFLHQNDVTIDLSNNSMEILNQNTEPWKITLLDTGANTMIGGRIKRAKEHIGNKPFLLTYGDGVSDVNIDKLVNFHKEQNKTVTVTAVQPEGRFGALQIDNGSVSSFQEKPKGDGAWINGGFFVCEPKVIDYIEDDSTVFEREPLEKLASENKLAAFQHTGFWHAMDTMRDKNLLESYWNTGEARWKSW, from the coding sequence ATGAAAGTAGTAATACTTGCAGGTGGACTAGGAACTAGACTAAGTGAAGAGACACACTCAATTCCTAAACCAATGGTAACAATTGGCGACAAGCCAATTATCTGGCACATCATGAAAATCTATTCATCTTATGGATATAATGACTTTGTTATCCTCTTAGGGTATAAAGGGTACGTGATTAAAGAGTATTTCGCGAACTACTTTCTTCACCAGAATGATGTTACTATAGATTTGAGCAACAACTCCATGGAGATATTAAATCAAAATACGGAGCCTTGGAAAATCACGTTACTGGATACTGGCGCAAACACTATGATTGGAGGAAGAATAAAAAGAGCCAAAGAGCATATCGGTAACAAACCATTCCTACTTACATATGGCGATGGGGTTTCTGATGTGAATATTGATAAACTCGTTAACTTCCATAAAGAACAAAACAAAACGGTTACTGTTACAGCCGTACAGCCAGAAGGCAGATTTGGAGCCCTTCAAATTGATAACGGATCTGTTTCTAGTTTTCAAGAAAAACCAAAGGGAGATGGTGCCTGGATTAATGGAGGCTTCTTTGTTTGCGAGCCAAAAGTTATTGATTACATCGAAGATGATTCAACTGTTTTCGAAAGAGAACCACTCGAAAAACTTGCTTCAGAAAACAAGTTGGCCGCTTTTCAGCACACTGGTTTTTGGCATGCCATGGATACGATGAGAGATAAAAATCTTCTTGAATCTTATTGGAACACTGGCGAGGCGAGATGGAAATCTTGGTAA
- a CDS encoding SDR family oxidoreductase, with the protein MSADILITGGLGNLGSWLTESYYKAGFNVTVLSKTNRNILPNCSYNFISCDISNKNECEASLKDKQFEYVIHAASSNDFFIDNYKEESEKTNAQGTLNILKALNRDKLKQVIYLSTFQVYGKFQGIITEDTPTLPLNDYGLSHLNGEENVTEFSEEYKIPSAIIRLTNSYGCPKDINSSKWYLVLNDLARMAVEKKEIVLKSNGNAPRDFIWMGDVCSIFQQITSLEQSAEGIFNLSGENTRTINEVANAVKNAYLHKYKKELEISVNSSDETIYSDDLFVDCKKLKNVVNFQTQDQFEHEANQIFTLIENQ; encoded by the coding sequence ATGTCTGCTGATATATTAATTACTGGAGGATTAGGGAATTTAGGTTCATGGCTTACAGAGAGCTATTACAAAGCAGGATTTAATGTTACCGTCTTATCAAAAACGAATCGAAATATTCTGCCTAACTGTTCGTACAATTTTATTTCATGCGACATTTCAAATAAAAACGAATGTGAGGCTTCGTTAAAAGACAAACAGTTCGAATATGTGATTCATGCGGCTAGTTCAAACGATTTTTTCATAGATAATTATAAAGAGGAATCCGAAAAGACAAACGCTCAAGGCACCTTAAATATTCTTAAAGCCCTCAATCGAGATAAATTAAAACAAGTTATATACTTGTCTACTTTTCAAGTTTATGGAAAATTCCAAGGAATAATTACAGAAGACACACCTACCCTTCCTTTAAATGATTATGGACTTAGTCATCTTAACGGAGAAGAGAACGTTACTGAGTTCAGCGAAGAATATAAAATTCCATCAGCAATAATTCGCCTCACCAATTCATACGGTTGTCCGAAAGACATTAATTCCTCGAAATGGTATCTTGTGCTAAACGATCTTGCACGAATGGCAGTAGAGAAAAAGGAAATCGTTTTAAAATCTAACGGAAATGCGCCTAGAGATTTTATTTGGATGGGCGATGTTTGTAGCATCTTTCAACAAATCACTTCTTTAGAACAAAGTGCAGAAGGTATTTTTAATCTTTCAGGAGAAAATACAAGAACGATAAACGAAGTAGCTAACGCTGTAAAAAATGCTTATCTACATAAGTACAAAAAAGAATTAGAAATCTCGGTTAACTCTAGCGACGAAACAATTTATAGCGACGACTTATTTGTAGACTGTAAGAAGTTGAAAAATGTCGTAAATTTTCAAACGCAAGACCAATTCGAACATGAGGCAAATCAAATATTTACTTTAATAGAGAATCAATAA
- the rfbG gene encoding CDP-glucose 4,6-dehydratase, with amino-acid sequence MSYSDFYRGKKVLVTGHTGFKGTWMCIWLHDMGAEVIGYSNDTLYDNSLFEISNLSKKITDIRGDIRDLDALEKVFIEHQPEIILHLAAQSLVRLSYDIPIDTFSTNVMGTANVLECIRKHPVKSSVIITSDKCYLNIEKQEGYKEDDPFSTQDPYSASKGCAEMVAESYRYSFQLKLATTRAGNVVGGGDWAKDRLVPDAINALESNEDIVIRNPISTRPWQFVLEPIRGYLELAKRQYEGEDLNGGWNFGPERSSMVTVKEVIDLIIEKWGSGNLRIEGDTSNLSEAGLLFLDIDKADKQIDWRPKLNIDATVDYICEWYKNYKTEDAYQLCLKQIHKYDAL; translated from the coding sequence ATGTCGTACTCCGATTTCTATAGAGGTAAAAAAGTATTGGTAACAGGCCATACCGGGTTTAAAGGAACTTGGATGTGTATTTGGTTACACGACATGGGAGCAGAAGTAATAGGCTACTCAAACGATACCCTTTACGACAATAGTCTTTTTGAAATATCGAATCTATCTAAAAAAATAACAGATATACGAGGCGACATTCGAGATTTAGACGCTTTAGAAAAAGTATTTATTGAACACCAACCTGAAATCATCTTACATTTAGCGGCTCAATCTCTTGTACGATTATCTTACGATATCCCAATTGATACATTTAGCACGAATGTAATGGGTACAGCGAATGTGTTAGAATGTATTCGAAAGCATCCTGTAAAATCTTCTGTTATAATTACCTCAGACAAATGCTATTTGAATATTGAGAAGCAAGAAGGATATAAAGAGGATGACCCTTTTAGTACGCAAGACCCTTACAGTGCAAGTAAAGGTTGTGCAGAGATGGTTGCCGAATCTTACCGGTATTCTTTTCAATTAAAACTTGCCACTACTAGAGCTGGAAACGTTGTTGGTGGCGGAGATTGGGCGAAAGACAGATTAGTACCGGATGCTATTAATGCATTAGAAAGTAATGAAGACATTGTAATAAGAAATCCAATTAGCACAAGACCTTGGCAGTTTGTACTGGAACCAATAAGAGGTTATTTAGAACTAGCCAAAAGGCAATATGAAGGAGAAGACTTAAACGGTGGATGGAACTTTGGTCCAGAAAGATCTTCTATGGTTACTGTGAAAGAAGTAATCGATCTTATTATTGAGAAATGGGGATCAGGAAATCTTCGTATTGAAGGAGATACTAGCAATTTGTCTGAAGCTGGTTTATTATTCCTGGACATAGATAAAGCAGATAAACAAATTGATTGGAGGCCTAAATTAAACATCGATGCCACGGTCGATTATATCTGTGAATGGTATAAGAACTATAAAACGGAAGATGCTTATCAACTTTGCTTGAAGCAAATCCATAAATACGACGCCTTATAA